A stretch of Pseudomonas sp. LS.1a DNA encodes these proteins:
- the gltR gene encoding two-component system response regulator GltR: MSTAGKSILMVDDDQEIRELLQTYLSRSGFQVHAEADGKGFRRALETTPCDLVILDVMLPDEDGFSLCRWVRQHPRQARVPIIMLTASSDETDRVIGLELGADDYLGKPFSPRELQARIKALLRRAEFGQAAPGSAVLAFDDWRLDTVSHRLFHRDGEEVILSGADFALLKLFLDHPQQILDRDTIGNATRGREPMPLDRIVDMAVSRLRQRLRDTDKPPRLIRTVRGSGYLLAAHVCSAP; encoded by the coding sequence TTGAGCACTGCCGGAAAATCGATCCTGATGGTCGACGACGACCAGGAAATCCGCGAACTGCTGCAAACCTACCTGAGCCGCTCCGGCTTCCAGGTACATGCCGAAGCCGACGGCAAGGGCTTTCGCCGCGCCCTGGAAACCACCCCCTGCGACCTGGTCATCCTCGATGTCATGCTGCCCGACGAAGACGGTTTCAGCCTGTGCCGCTGGGTACGCCAGCACCCGCGCCAGGCACGGGTACCGATCATCATGCTCACCGCCAGCTCCGACGAAACCGACCGGGTCATTGGCCTGGAACTGGGCGCCGACGACTACCTGGGCAAGCCGTTCAGCCCCCGCGAACTGCAAGCGCGGATCAAGGCCCTGCTGCGCCGCGCCGAGTTCGGCCAGGCGGCGCCGGGCAGTGCGGTGCTGGCCTTCGACGACTGGCGCCTGGACACGGTCAGCCACCGCCTGTTCCATCGCGACGGTGAGGAGGTGATTCTCTCCGGCGCCGACTTCGCCCTGCTCAAGCTGTTCCTTGACCACCCACAGCAGATCCTCGACCGAGACACCATCGGCAACGCCACCCGTGGCCGCGAGCCGATGCCGCTGGACCGCATCGTCGACATGGCGGTCAGCCGCCTGCGCCAGCGTCTGCGCGATACTGACAAACCACCCCGGCTGATCCGCACCGTACGCGGCAGCGGCTACCTGTTGGCTGCCCATGTCTGCAGTGCGCCCTGA
- the gap gene encoding type I glyceraldehyde-3-phosphate dehydrogenase — MTLRIAINGFGRIGRNVLRALYTQGYRQDLQVVAINDLGDSAMNAHLLKYDSVHGTFDASVEADHESLTVNGDRIAVSAIRNPAELPWKAEAIDVVFECTGLFTERAKAAAHLAAGAGKVIVSAPAKGADATVVYGVNHDILRASHQIISNASCTTNCLAPIAQVLHREFGIEQGLMTTIHAYTNDQVLTDVYHSDPYRARSATQSMIPSKTGAAEAVGLVLPELAGKLTGMAVRVPVINVSLVDLTVNLKREATAEQVNQLFLEASKHSRVLGYNALPLVSCDFNHNPLSSIFDANHTRANGRMLKVLAWYDNEWGFSNRMLDNCLALCRAR, encoded by the coding sequence ATGACCCTACGCATCGCCATCAATGGATTCGGCCGCATCGGGCGCAACGTCCTGCGCGCACTGTATACCCAAGGCTACCGCCAGGACCTGCAGGTCGTCGCCATCAACGACCTGGGCGACAGCGCCATGAATGCCCACCTGCTCAAGTACGACAGCGTGCACGGCACCTTCGATGCCAGCGTCGAGGCCGACCACGAGAGCCTGACGGTCAATGGTGACCGTATCGCGGTCAGCGCCATCCGCAACCCGGCCGAACTGCCCTGGAAGGCCGAAGCGATCGACGTGGTGTTCGAATGCACCGGGCTGTTCACCGAGCGCGCCAAGGCCGCCGCACACCTGGCCGCGGGGGCTGGCAAGGTAATTGTCTCGGCACCGGCCAAAGGCGCCGATGCCACCGTGGTGTACGGGGTCAACCACGACATCCTGCGGGCCTCGCACCAGATCATTTCCAACGCCTCCTGCACCACCAACTGCCTGGCGCCGATTGCCCAGGTGCTGCACCGCGAGTTCGGCATCGAGCAAGGCCTGATGACCACCATCCACGCCTACACCAACGACCAGGTGCTGACCGATGTGTACCACAGCGACCCCTACCGTGCGCGCTCCGCGACCCAGTCGATGATCCCGAGCAAGACCGGCGCCGCCGAGGCCGTGGGCCTGGTGCTGCCGGAGCTGGCCGGCAAACTGACCGGCATGGCGGTACGGGTGCCGGTGATCAACGTGTCGTTGGTGGACCTCACCGTCAACCTCAAGCGCGAGGCCACGGCCGAGCAGGTCAACCAGCTGTTCCTCGAGGCCAGCAAGCATTCCAGGGTATTGGGCTACAACGCCTTGCCGCTGGTTTCCTGCGATTTCAACCACAACCCGCTGTCGTCGATCTTCGATGCCAACCATACCCGGGCCAACGGGCGCATGCTCAAGGTGCTGGCCTGGTATGACAACGAGTGGGGGTTCTCCAACCGCATGCTGGATAACTGCCTGGCGTTGTGCCGCGCCCGCTGA
- a CDS encoding FecR family protein: MTDSPAPRPSPAGPSARARAMDEALDWLVRLQCAHAEDTQAFEAWLSAAPENAEAYVEAEALWNGAPLHQVAVQMHQQQRRSWRGRLRSHWKPLATAALLLVGLFTLGNLPMRLQADHLTVVGERQRLQLEDGAQVLLNTNSAFASDHRDGRQIARLLQGEAYFQVPEGALLPLEVQAGPLRAQVRDTDFAVRYLDGEAQVRVQRGDVDLQGSRDQRIRLSAGDSISVGPQGFGQRQRPDMHKDLAWVDGRLVFENCPLSQVLAEVQRYYPGWIINRNAQLEDVAVTGNYRLDQPLETLRALAHITSARLHEYPALVILN; encoded by the coding sequence GTGACCGACAGCCCTGCCCCTCGCCCGTCACCCGCCGGGCCCAGCGCCCGTGCTCGTGCCATGGACGAGGCGCTGGACTGGCTGGTGCGCCTGCAATGCGCCCACGCCGAGGACACCCAGGCCTTCGAAGCCTGGCTAAGCGCTGCACCGGAAAATGCCGAGGCCTATGTCGAGGCAGAAGCCCTGTGGAACGGTGCGCCGCTGCACCAGGTGGCCGTGCAGATGCACCAGCAACAGCGCCGCTCGTGGCGCGGGCGCCTGCGCAGCCACTGGAAACCCCTGGCCACGGCGGCGCTGCTGCTGGTCGGGCTGTTCACCCTCGGCAACCTGCCCATGCGCCTGCAGGCTGACCACCTGACGGTGGTGGGCGAGCGCCAGCGCCTGCAGCTGGAAGACGGGGCGCAAGTGCTGCTCAACACCAATTCGGCGTTTGCCAGCGACCACCGTGACGGTCGCCAGATCGCCCGCCTGCTGCAGGGCGAGGCTTATTTCCAGGTCCCCGAGGGTGCGCTGCTGCCACTGGAAGTGCAGGCCGGGCCGCTGCGCGCGCAGGTGCGCGACACCGATTTTGCCGTGCGCTACCTCGACGGCGAGGCACAGGTGCGGGTACAGCGCGGCGATGTCGACCTGCAGGGCAGCCGCGACCAGCGCATTCGCCTGAGTGCCGGCGACAGCATCAGTGTTGGCCCACAGGGCTTTGGCCAGCGCCAGCGCCCCGACATGCACAAGGACCTGGCCTGGGTAGACGGCCGCCTGGTGTTCGAGAATTGCCCGTTGAGCCAGGTGCTGGCCGAGGTGCAGCGCTACTACCCGGGCTGGATCATCAACCGCAACGCACAGCTGGAAGACGTGGCGGTCACCGGCAACTACCGCCTCGACCAGCCACTGGAAACCCTGCGCGCGCTGGCCCACATCACCTCGGCACGGCTGCACGAGTACCCGGCGCTGGTCATCCTGAACTGA
- a CDS encoding D-mannose isomerase, whose amino-acid sequence MNTSNLPSTRWFDAPAHTAWRMAEGQRLLTFAKAAKLPDGFGNLDAKGQVAPGARAETLNTARMTHCFALAHLQGVPGYLAYAEHGVVALRGALQDATYGGWFAHPGGHDDSGKAAYLHAFVALAASSAVMAGAGDATALLADAVQVLEAHFWSEEEGALREAFSRTWQLPEPYRGANSNMHAVEAFLALADVTGDSLWLQRGLRIAERIIHTHAAANGYRVIEHFDALWQPLPHYNQAHPADHFRPYGTTPGHALEWARLLLHLEASLERAGLHAPGWLLGSARALFDAACQLAWNVDGAPGFVYTLDWADRPVVRARLHWVHAEACAAAAALLQRTGEAHYEQWYRRCWDFIANHFIDHGAGSWHHELDAHNHPAATIWPGKPDLYHAYQALLLPGLPLAPSLASGLAGNVTKR is encoded by the coding sequence ATGAACACCTCCAACCTGCCTTCCACCCGCTGGTTCGACGCCCCGGCCCACACCGCCTGGCGCATGGCCGAAGGGCAGCGCCTGCTGACCTTCGCCAAGGCCGCGAAACTGCCCGACGGTTTTGGCAACCTGGATGCCAAGGGGCAGGTTGCCCCTGGTGCCCGCGCCGAAACCCTGAACACCGCCCGCATGACCCACTGCTTCGCCCTGGCTCACCTGCAGGGCGTGCCCGGTTACCTGGCCTATGCCGAACACGGTGTGGTCGCCTTGCGCGGCGCGCTGCAGGATGCCACCTACGGCGGCTGGTTCGCTCACCCCGGTGGCCATGACGACAGTGGCAAGGCGGCTTACCTGCACGCCTTCGTCGCCCTGGCTGCCAGTTCGGCGGTAATGGCCGGTGCTGGGGATGCAACAGCCCTGCTGGCAGACGCGGTGCAGGTACTTGAAGCGCATTTCTGGAGTGAAGAGGAGGGTGCCCTGCGGGAAGCCTTCTCCCGCACCTGGCAGTTGCCCGAGCCGTACCGTGGCGCCAACAGCAACATGCATGCGGTCGAGGCTTTCCTGGCCCTGGCGGATGTCACTGGCGACAGCCTGTGGCTGCAACGCGGCTTGCGTATCGCCGAACGCATCATCCACACCCATGCCGCCGCCAACGGCTACCGGGTCATCGAGCATTTCGACGCCCTCTGGCAGCCACTGCCGCACTACAACCAGGCGCACCCGGCCGACCACTTCCGGCCTTATGGCACCACGCCCGGGCATGCCCTGGAGTGGGCGCGGTTGCTGCTGCACCTGGAGGCCAGCCTGGAGCGGGCCGGGCTGCACGCACCCGGCTGGCTGCTAGGTAGTGCCCGCGCGTTGTTCGACGCTGCCTGCCAGCTGGCCTGGAACGTCGATGGCGCGCCAGGTTTCGTCTACACCCTGGACTGGGCCGATCGCCCGGTGGTGCGCGCACGCCTGCACTGGGTGCATGCCGAAGCCTGCGCCGCCGCCGCAGCCCTGTTGCAGCGCACGGGCGAGGCGCACTACGAGCAGTGGTACCGTCGTTGCTGGGACTTCATCGCCAACCATTTCATCGACCACGGCGCTGGCAGCTGGCACCACGAACTCGATGCGCACAACCACCCGGCCGCGACCATCTGGCCAGGCAAGCCCGACCTCTACCACGCCTACCAGGCGCTGCTGCTGCCGGGCTTGCCACTGGCACCCAGCCTGGCCAGCGGCCTGGCCGGTAATGTAACCAAACGATGA
- a CDS encoding ATP-binding protein — protein MSAVRPERRWRLLPRSLLGRMLLLTLLVVLLAQGLSSIIWVAQLRASQLQGLRASASSLAHSMSASVSYFRSLPVAYRPMVLDQLRSMGGTRFFVSLNAKPLDMPVLPVTPRKQAVIDVFRQVLHERLGSQMEISVAFVAPDDLRIFNSGLKLDELPRSWAHYSLTLEPLNPPVLVTQIRLGEGEWLYIASLLPEPYTSLEAERLPRQQIGFIVLTTALLLLFIGLLVHWQSWPLKRLARAAREMSLGADVAPVAEGGGSEVVEVGRAFNSMRERISRYLTERSQLFSAISHDLRTPITRLRLRVELLEDERLQAKFSQDLDELELLVKGALQCVKDTDIHENIEPVDLNQVLEILAEPYLGDGRITLEGRALAPYPGKPLALRRCIGNLIDNAIKYGERARLRIIDTAEGFVLQVDDQGPGVPQQQMEQVFEPHFRLAGQQQGYGLGLGIARNIAHSHGGEVSLLNLREGGLRVTLYLPRSMD, from the coding sequence ATGTCTGCAGTGCGCCCTGAACGGCGCTGGCGCCTGCTGCCGCGTTCGCTACTGGGGCGCATGCTGCTGCTGACCCTGCTGGTAGTGCTGCTGGCCCAGGGTTTGTCGAGCATCATCTGGGTTGCCCAGTTACGCGCCAGCCAGTTGCAGGGCCTGCGTGCCAGCGCCAGCAGCCTGGCCCATTCGATGAGCGCCAGCGTCAGTTACTTCCGCTCGCTGCCGGTGGCCTACCGGCCGATGGTCCTCGACCAGCTGCGCAGCATGGGCGGCACGCGCTTCTTCGTGTCGCTCAATGCCAAGCCGCTGGACATGCCGGTATTGCCCGTTACCCCGCGCAAGCAGGCGGTAATCGATGTGTTCCGGCAAGTGCTGCATGAGCGCCTGGGTTCGCAGATGGAAATTTCCGTGGCGTTCGTCGCGCCAGACGACCTGCGCATCTTCAACAGTGGCCTCAAGCTCGACGAGCTGCCACGTTCCTGGGCCCATTACTCGCTGACCCTGGAGCCGCTCAACCCGCCGGTGCTGGTCACGCAGATCCGCCTGGGCGAGGGCGAGTGGCTGTACATCGCCTCGCTGCTGCCCGAGCCCTACACCAGCCTGGAAGCCGAGCGCCTGCCGCGCCAGCAGATAGGCTTCATCGTGCTGACCACGGCGTTGCTGCTGTTGTTCATCGGCTTGCTGGTGCACTGGCAGAGCTGGCCGCTCAAGCGCCTGGCGCGGGCTGCGCGGGAGATGTCGCTGGGCGCTGATGTGGCGCCAGTGGCCGAAGGCGGTGGCAGTGAAGTGGTCGAGGTGGGGCGCGCGTTCAACAGCATGCGCGAGCGCATCAGCCGCTACCTGACCGAGCGCAGCCAGCTGTTCAGTGCCATCTCCCACGACCTGCGCACACCGATCACCCGCTTGCGCCTGCGCGTCGAGCTGTTGGAGGACGAGCGCCTGCAGGCCAAGTTCAGCCAGGACCTGGACGAGTTGGAGCTGCTGGTCAAAGGTGCGTTGCAGTGCGTGAAGGACACCGACATCCACGAGAACATCGAGCCGGTCGACCTCAACCAGGTGCTGGAAATCCTGGCCGAGCCTTACCTGGGCGATGGCCGCATCACGCTCGAAGGCCGGGCGCTGGCGCCGTACCCGGGCAAGCCGCTGGCGTTGCGGCGCTGCATCGGCAACCTGATCGACAACGCCATCAAGTACGGCGAGCGGGCGCGGCTGCGCATCATCGACACTGCCGAGGGGTTCGTGCTGCAGGTGGATGACCAGGGGCCGGGGGTGCCGCAGCAGCAAATGGAGCAGGTGTTCGAGCCGCACTTCCGTCTGGCCGGGCAGCAGCAGGGGTACGGGCTGGGATTGGGGATCGCGCGCAACATAGCCCATAGTCATGGGGGAGAGGTGAGCTTGCTGAACCTGCGTGAGGGCGGGTTGCGGGTGACCTTGTATCTGCCGCGGAGCATGGACTGA
- a CDS encoding glucokinase, producing MKDLLVGDIGGTNARFALWRDNQLHEVKVFATADYTCPEQAIEAYLEGQGIARGGLAAVCLAVAGPVDGDEFRFTNNHWRLSRVAFCQTLQVERLLLINDFTAMALGMTRLRPGEFREVCPGQADLSRPALVIGPGTGLGVGALLRLGEQHWQALPGEGGHVDLPVGNAREAAIHQQIHDQIGHVSAETVLSGGGLLRLYQAICALDGDTPRHKTPAQITDAALGGEPRALAVIEQFCRFLGRVAGNNVLTLGARGGVYIVGGVIPRFAELFVRSGFAASFSDKGCMSGYFAGVPVWLVTAEFSGLLGAGVALQQALDH from the coding sequence ATGAAGGACCTGCTGGTTGGCGACATCGGCGGCACCAATGCCCGTTTTGCGTTGTGGCGTGACAACCAGCTGCATGAAGTGAAGGTCTTCGCCACCGCTGACTACACCTGCCCGGAACAGGCCATCGAGGCCTACCTGGAAGGCCAGGGTATCGCCCGCGGCGGCCTGGCGGCGGTGTGCCTGGCGGTGGCCGGGCCGGTCGATGGCGATGAGTTCCGCTTCACCAACAACCACTGGCGCCTGAGCCGCGTGGCCTTCTGCCAGACATTGCAGGTCGAGCGGCTGCTGCTGATCAACGATTTTACCGCCATGGCGCTGGGCATGACCCGCTTGCGCCCCGGCGAATTCCGCGAAGTGTGCCCGGGCCAGGCGGACCTGTCGCGGCCGGCCCTGGTCATCGGCCCGGGCACCGGGCTGGGCGTGGGCGCGCTGCTGCGCCTGGGCGAACAGCACTGGCAGGCACTGCCGGGGGAGGGCGGGCACGTCGACCTGCCGGTGGGCAATGCCCGCGAGGCTGCGATCCACCAACAGATTCATGACCAGATCGGCCATGTCAGCGCCGAGACCGTGCTCAGTGGCGGTGGCCTGCTGCGTCTGTACCAGGCAATCTGTGCGCTGGACGGCGACACACCCCGACACAAGACCCCGGCGCAGATCACCGATGCCGCGCTGGGCGGCGAGCCAAGGGCGTTGGCGGTGATCGAGCAGTTCTGCCGGTTCCTCGGCCGAGTCGCGGGTAACAATGTTCTGACGCTGGGCGCACGGGGTGGGGTCTATATTGTCGGCGGCGTGATCCCGCGCTTTGCCGAACTGTTCGTGCGCAGCGGGTTTGCCGCCAGTTTTTCCGACAAGGGTTGCATGAGCGGCTATTTCGCTGGCGTGCCCGTTTGGCTGGTGACGGCGGAGTTTTCCGGGTTGCTGGGGGCCGGGGTGGCCTTGCAGCAGGCGCTGGATCACTGA
- a CDS encoding RNA polymerase sigma factor, with protein MSQSRFNSVFLVQRLTLLRTLQRMVGNPTTAEDLLQETYLRVSRALGERPIEHIEPFVFQTARNLALDHLRARRVQSRMLVDDVPDEVLHSVAAPATSSEDAAHAERLLKQLSVSLNQLSERQQRIFILSRLHGATYLEIAEQLNVSPSTVQKELKLIMAICMGVADRLK; from the coding sequence GTGAGTCAGTCCCGGTTCAACTCTGTCTTCCTCGTCCAGCGCCTTACCCTGCTGCGCACTTTGCAGCGCATGGTGGGCAACCCCACCACGGCCGAGGACCTGCTGCAGGAAACCTACCTGCGGGTGTCCCGCGCCCTCGGTGAGCGGCCCATCGAACACATCGAACCGTTCGTGTTCCAGACCGCGCGCAACCTGGCCCTCGACCACCTGCGCGCGCGCCGGGTGCAATCGCGCATGCTGGTCGACGACGTGCCCGATGAGGTCCTGCACAGCGTGGCCGCGCCGGCCACCAGCAGCGAGGATGCCGCCCATGCCGAACGGTTGCTCAAGCAACTGAGCGTCAGCCTCAACCAGCTCAGCGAACGCCAGCAGCGCATCTTCATCCTCAGCCGCCTGCATGGCGCCACCTACCTGGAAATCGCCGAACAACTGAATGTTTCGCCCAGCACGGTACAGAAGGAACTGAAACTGATCATGGCGATCTGCATGGGTGTCGCCGACCGCCTCAAGTGA
- the edd gene encoding phosphogluconate dehydratase, protein MHPRILEVTQRLVERSRATRERYLQLIRGAASDGPMRASLQCANFAHGVAGCGSDDKQTLRLMNAANVAIVSAYNDMLSAHQPYQHFPEQIKQALREVGSVGQFAGGVPAMCDGVTQGEPGMELAIASREVIAMSTAVALSHNMFDAALMLGICDKIVPGLMMGALRFGHLPTIFVPGGPMVSGISNKQKADVRQRYAEGKASREELLESEMKSYHSPGTCTFYGTANTNQLVMEVMGLHLPGASFVNPYTPLRDALTAEAAQQVTRMTKASGSFMPLGEIVDEKALVNSIVALHATGGSTNHTLHIPAIAQAAGIQLTWQDMADLSEVVPTLSHVYPNGKADINHFQAAGGMAFLIRELLDAGLLHEDVNTVAGHGLRRYTQEPFLDNGKLVWREGPQHSLDESILRPVARPFSAEGGLRVMEGNLGRGVMKVSAVAPEHQVVEAPARVFHDQQSLADAFKAGELERDFVAVVRFQGPRCNGMPELHKLTPFLGVLQDRGYKVALVTDGRMSGASGKIPAAIHVCPEAYDGGPLARVRDGDMVRVDGVEGTLRVMVSAEELASRDLPPAPQGNDLGCGRELFGFMRMAFSPAEQGASAFTSALENLK, encoded by the coding sequence ATGCATCCGCGCATCCTTGAGGTCACCCAGCGGCTGGTCGAACGTAGCCGTGCCACCCGCGAACGCTACCTGCAGCTGATTCGCGGCGCGGCCAGTGATGGCCCCATGCGTGCCAGCCTGCAGTGCGCCAACTTCGCCCACGGCGTGGCCGGTTGCGGCAGCGACGACAAGCAGACCCTGCGCCTGATGAACGCGGCCAACGTGGCCATCGTCTCGGCCTACAACGACATGCTTTCGGCGCACCAGCCGTACCAGCACTTCCCCGAGCAGATCAAGCAGGCCCTGCGCGAGGTCGGCTCGGTCGGCCAGTTCGCCGGTGGCGTGCCGGCCATGTGCGACGGCGTGACTCAGGGTGAGCCGGGCATGGAGCTGGCCATCGCCAGCCGCGAAGTGATCGCCATGTCTACCGCCGTGGCCCTGTCGCACAACATGTTCGACGCCGCGCTGATGCTGGGCATCTGCGACAAGATCGTCCCTGGTTTGATGATGGGTGCACTGCGCTTTGGTCACCTGCCGACCATTTTCGTCCCGGGCGGGCCGATGGTCTCCGGCATTTCCAACAAGCAGAAGGCCGATGTGCGCCAACGCTACGCCGAGGGCAAGGCCAGCCGCGAAGAGCTGCTGGAGTCGGAGATGAAGTCCTACCACAGCCCGGGCACCTGCACTTTCTACGGCACTGCCAACACCAACCAGCTGGTGATGGAAGTGATGGGCCTGCACCTGCCGGGCGCCTCGTTCGTCAACCCGTACACACCGCTGCGCGACGCACTCACCGCCGAGGCTGCGCAGCAGGTCACGCGCATGACCAAGGCCAGCGGCAGCTTCATGCCGCTGGGTGAAATCGTCGACGAAAAGGCGCTGGTCAACTCCATCGTTGCCCTGCACGCCACCGGCGGCTCGACCAACCACACCCTGCACATCCCGGCGATTGCCCAGGCTGCGGGTATCCAGTTGACCTGGCAGGACATGGCTGACCTGTCCGAGGTGGTGCCGACCCTGTCCCACGTCTACCCCAACGGCAAGGCTGACATCAACCACTTCCAGGCCGCGGGCGGCATGGCCTTCCTGATCCGCGAGCTGCTCGATGCCGGGCTGCTGCACGAAGACGTCAACACCGTGGCCGGCCATGGCCTGCGCCGCTACACCCAGGAGCCATTCCTCGATAACGGCAAGCTGGTGTGGCGCGAAGGGCCGCAGCACAGCCTGGACGAAAGCATCCTGCGCCCGGTGGCGCGGCCATTCTCGGCCGAAGGCGGCCTGCGGGTGATGGAGGGCAACCTTGGCCGAGGGGTGATGAAGGTGTCCGCTGTCGCCCCCGAGCACCAGGTGGTCGAGGCCCCGGCGCGGGTGTTCCACGACCAGCAGTCGCTGGCCGATGCATTCAAGGCCGGCGAGCTGGAGCGTGATTTCGTCGCCGTGGTGCGCTTCCAGGGCCCGCGCTGCAACGGCATGCCGGAACTGCACAAGCTCACGCCGTTCCTCGGCGTGTTGCAGGATCGTGGCTACAAGGTAGCGCTGGTCACCGACGGGCGCATGTCCGGTGCTTCGGGCAAGATCCCGGCGGCCATTCACGTTTGCCCCGAGGCTTATGACGGGGGGCCGCTGGCGCGGGTGCGTGACGGTGATATGGTGCGGGTCGATGGTGTCGAAGGCACGCTGCGGGTGATGGTGTCGGCCGAAGAACTGGCCAGCCGCGACCTGCCGCCAGCGCCCCAGGGCAACGACCTGGGTTGCGGGCGCGAGCTGTTCGGCTTCATGCGCATGGCGTTCAGCCCGGCAGAGCAGGGCGCCAGTGCGTTCACCTCGGCCCTGGAGAACCTTAAATGA
- a CDS encoding ABC transporter substrate-binding protein, whose amino-acid sequence MNPTLRLAAAISLASLLPFSALAADSKGSVEVVHWWTSGGEKAAVDVLKTQVENDGFTWKDGAVAGGGGATAMTVLKSRAVAGNPPGVAQIKGPDIQDWAATGLLDADVLKGVVKEEKWDSLLDKKVADTVKYDGDYVAVPVNIHRINWLWINPDVFKKAGIDKAPATLDEFYATADKLKAAGFIPLAHGGQPWQDSTVFENVVLAVMGADGYKKALVDLDNTALTGPQMVKALTELKKVATYMDPDGKGQDWNLEAAKVINGKAGMQIMGDWAKSEWTLAKKTAGKDYQCVPFPGTDKAFLYNIDSLVVFKQNDAGTSAGQQDIARKVLGEDFQKVFSSNKGSIPVRNDMLADMGKHGFDACAQTSAKDFLADAKTGGLQPSMAHNMATTLAVQGAFFDVVTNYINDPKADPADAAKKLAAAIKAAQ is encoded by the coding sequence ATGAATCCCACGCTCCGTCTCGCTGCCGCCATCTCCCTGGCTTCCTTACTTCCGTTCAGTGCTCTGGCTGCCGACTCCAAAGGCAGTGTCGAGGTGGTGCACTGGTGGACTTCCGGGGGTGAAAAAGCGGCGGTTGATGTACTCAAGACCCAGGTCGAAAACGATGGCTTCACCTGGAAGGACGGCGCCGTCGCCGGTGGTGGTGGTGCCACGGCCATGACCGTGCTCAAGAGCCGCGCCGTGGCCGGCAACCCACCGGGTGTCGCGCAGATCAAGGGCCCGGACATCCAGGACTGGGCGGCCACCGGGCTGCTCGACGCCGATGTGCTCAAGGGTGTGGTCAAGGAAGAGAAGTGGGACTCACTGCTCGACAAGAAAGTCGCCGATACCGTCAAGTACGACGGTGACTATGTCGCCGTCCCGGTGAACATCCACCGCATCAACTGGCTATGGATCAACCCCGACGTCTTCAAGAAGGCCGGCATCGACAAGGCACCCGCCACCCTCGACGAATTCTACGCCACCGCCGACAAGCTCAAGGCCGCCGGCTTCATCCCGCTCGCCCATGGTGGCCAACCGTGGCAGGACAGCACCGTGTTCGAAAACGTGGTGCTGGCGGTGATGGGGGCCGATGGCTACAAGAAGGCCCTGGTCGATCTCGACAACACGGCCTTGACCGGCCCGCAGATGGTCAAGGCGCTGACCGAGCTGAAAAAGGTCGCCACCTACATGGACCCGGACGGCAAGGGCCAGGACTGGAACCTGGAAGCGGCCAAGGTGATCAACGGCAAGGCCGGCATGCAGATCATGGGCGACTGGGCCAAGAGCGAATGGACCCTGGCGAAGAAAACCGCCGGCAAGGATTACCAGTGCGTGCCGTTCCCCGGCACCGACAAGGCGTTCCTGTACAACATCGACTCGCTGGTGGTGTTCAAGCAGAACGACGCTGGCACGTCCGCCGGCCAGCAGGACATTGCGCGCAAGGTGCTGGGCGAGGACTTCCAGAAGGTCTTCAGCAGCAACAAAGGGTCGATCCCGGTGCGTAACGACATGCTCGCCGACATGGGCAAGCATGGCTTCGATGCCTGTGCGCAAACCTCCGCCAAGGACTTCCTCGCCGATGCCAAGACCGGCGGCCTGCAGCCGAGCATGGCGCACAACATGGCCACCACGCTGGCCGTGCAGGGCGCATTCTTCGATGTGGTGACCAACTACATCAACGACCCCAAGGCCGACCCGGCCGATGCGGCGAAGAAGCTGGCGGCGGCGATCAAGGCTGCCCAATAA